Genomic DNA from Hordeum vulgare subsp. vulgare chromosome 2H, MorexV3_pseudomolecules_assembly, whole genome shotgun sequence:
ACTTTATATACTTTAACAAGTTTGTAGAAAAATACATTAACATATACAACACGAAATCTATACCGTTGGATCCATCACTACATATATTTTTACATCATATTTTCCTAATCCTAATAATAAAGTGAAAATTGCTTCCGTCGTCCTCTTTTTTTTCACTTCTCCCGTACGTGGTCTCTTTGCCCGAGTTCCTACGAGGTGGTACTAAAAAAGAAACTCCGTACGTTGTCTGCATGCAAAAAACTATTCATACGTCGTTCGTTCGTTTTTCATGATGTGAGGCCAAAACAAACGTCTAGCAGCTTGTCTACATGAtcgtccaaacatacacattctcTAAATCGACCTCGACAATGTCCACACCTGGACGATTTGAAGGTGTCGTCCAAACTCAACTGCATCCATGATTTCTTTCTATCTCCAGCGGCGACCCACCAGTCATGGTCCCTGTATATAGACTTTCTTATGCAAAACTGAAAGTGTATACGAGAGAATCTTTTTAGACCATTGTGAACCATATATGAACCAAATACAACGACAgatttaaaaaatcaaaaaatttcaaccatTTGTTGGTAGACTGTAAAATAAATCTAAAAAAATGCAAACGGTGTTTGGAATAGTGAACAAGAtttgaaatttgaaaaataataattaaaagcATGGGGTAGATTTAGGTTTGAGATAGGTGTTGGCTGTGATGCGGTTGTGCCTTAGTGGGTTGGTTGGCCCGACTAATTTCTCTTTCCCATTATTTGTCCATGATTTATACTTAGGCCCGCAGAAGAAGTTTGTGTAGCCTTTAGGAGTCTTTTTGGTGGATCTTGAGAAAGTGAAAAATAATTTTGGACATTTTTTTGGGGCAAACTTGAAATGGGAAAGGCAAGGGATTTTGAAGAAGGTTGGAATGGGAATTGGAAAAGCAATTAAATATTCCCTCCGGtcttaaatatattttttcttaaatatttcAATATGAACCGCATACGAAACAAAtgaaatgaatctacactctaaaatacgtatctatacatccgtatgtagtccttatTAAACTTTGTAAAAAAAGACTTATatctagaaacggagggagtaaaatacAAGAAAGGCtcaaatgattttatgaaatGTTCATAGATTTAATTTGATGGGGAATATTTAATGGCATGAGGAAATGcaaatgaaaaaataaaataaaacaacattATAATAATGATTATGGAGGGACCAAATGAAAAGCTTTACACGAATTCAATAAGTTAAACTCAAATTCATTTGAATTTACTTCAAATGCATTTGAATTTGGTGTGAAATATTTAATGGAATAATGAAATgcaaatgcaaaaacaaaataaaacaaaacaaaatttacaatagTGATTGAGGACAAAACTCAACTGTTACAAGTACAAAACattataatcatgttcatgctcatatGGAAGTAGTCATttgttttcttccgttgcaacgcagagACATTTAAAAATAATATTATTATACATGAATTCATCCACTTGATAAGATGACTGAATATGTGCATTGTGTTTTTGCATATGTTGTAGAAAGCTTGATCCATAACATATGTTATTTCGCAAGCATTCTACATGGTAATGAAAGTTATTATTTTCTTTCGTTGCAACGCACGAACATTTGTGTAGTATAAATTTATTATTGTAAATGTTTTTTTCATATATTTGATtaaactttataaagtttgacttcAGTCAAAACTAATATACTaagtaaataaaaaagagagTATAAGTTTTATATTGAAAAAAAGACATAAACATAGATATAGAGATGGCAAATCTAGcaggacattttttaaataaatGATTAGAGCCTAATAACTGGCGCAAACGATCAAATCCCCCCCTCGAAGCGTTGGTGTTCTCGCTCCCACCAACCGAGAAAACCTCGCCGTTTCTCCCACCACTTCTAAACCCCTGCTATCGTAGCTAGGGTTTGCGCATCCCATGTCTACCACGCCGGCGCTCCACGACGCGCTGCTCGACTTTACTTCGCGGGAGAACTGGGACAAGTTCTTTGCCCTCCGCGGCGATGGCGACAGCTTCGAGTGGTACGCGGAGTGGCCGCAAATCAAGGCCCCGCTCCTGTCGCTCCTCCTTGGGGAAGAGGGGACGGAGATCCTTGTCCCGGGGTGCGGAAGCTCGTCGCTCTCGGAGCAGCTGTACGACCTGGGGTTCCGCCGCATCACCAACGTCGACTTCTCCCGTGTCATCGTGGCCGACATGCTCCGCCGACACGCCCGTGTGCGCCCTCAGATGCGATGGCGCGTCATGGACATGACCAACATGCAGGTACGGTCTCCTGCGTCCATGAATTGCTGTTGTGCCGTGCCAATTTAGAGTTTTCTGTTCATCGGTGCTGgattggtgggggggggggggggctcacggGGTGAGCTTTTTTTATAGTTGAAACATCTGCGCTCAGTTTGTTTACTGGCATTCAAAATTGCTAGGTTTGCACTCTGAACACTGATTGTGCTGGAGCTAGTATCAAAGTTTTTAATGCTCGATTGGACTTGATGTTGTAATAGAATACTATATTAGTTACTGAATGAAGAATGGATACACTTTTGTTTTATGTTATGAACATCGGTACCATAACTAGAATTAGATTTCATGCCCATTGAACCAGTTGGTTTAGGTTCCATGGAAGAGTATCCGTGGGTTGTCAGTGCATAGTCTTGGAACTGAACTGATATGTTGTCTCTCTGAGATAGCTTCCAGAAGATACTTATGGTTTTAGTTTGAAGTTTTGCAACATGACGGATTAAACTAAAAACAAAATGGAAATATTTACCCTGTTGAGATTCAGAATGACCTTGGTATTACATCCGCTGGGCAACATTTGTGATTCCTCTTAACATGTGAACTGAAGTCACTAATGCTATTTCCAATTGTActtttattaaattccaattgctTTATTCTTCTCATTTCCCGTGCCGTTTGTAAGGGATTTTGTCGGCTTATGCTTTATTTAACAAACATTCTCGTGGAAACCGCCTCACATCCCAAATTCGCAGTTTCCAGATGGTTCTTTTGATTTCATACTTGATAAGGGAGGATTGGATGCTCTTATGGAGCCGGAGGTTGGCACAAAACTGGGGATGAAATATCTAGACGAGGTATTTCGGTTTTGAGTTCGTTTAAATTTACTCCCATTTACTTGCTGTAATCTAGTAGGATTGATGGAAATATCATTTTCTTCATGTCATGCCTGACTAAGCAAACACCTTTTGCAGGCCAAGAGGGTTTTGAAGTCAGGCGGGAAATTTGCGTGCTTTACTCTAGCAGAATCCCATGTTTTAGGTGAACTTCAATCACTTACCGAGAACAGGATGTTTCACAATTGCCACCTTGTACCTACTCTTTATTTTTTTGGCTTTTAACTTGACATATGCGTATGCGTGATTTTGAATTTGACATGGTTCCAATTTGGCATTTACACTCCTTTTACTGTGTTATTCTGTGAGTGACCATAGGGTTTAAGCTCTGTATTAGTACAAATAAAAAGGTCATGGGATTTTGAAAATGCCTTTACCAGCAAATCTAGGATATATTACAATGTATGATGTATCTGCAGCCAACATAGATACTTCTGAAGATATTGTCACTCCAATTTCACGAAGTTCCATGAATTGTAAATTACCAATTATAAAGTACAGATGGACCACTTTCTATGTAATCAACCGGTTAATATTGAAACACTTTGTTCAGACTCTTTTTTCTACTTTCTCTCTTGTAGACCTACTTTTGTCTGAGTTCAGGTTTGGATGGGATATGACTATTCAAGCTATAGCTAGTGAACCCTCTAGCAAGTCTGCCTTCCAGACCTTCATGGTGGTCATGGTAAAAGGGAAGATGGGTGTTGTACACACAATAAAATCACTAGTGGACCAGTCTGCTGAATACTGTAACATGCAGCAGGTACTGTTATGTTCTTctgatatactccctctgttccataaTGCAGTGCGTCTAAATATTTTGAGAAGtcaaactttgaccaagtttataggGAAAACTATTTatatctacaataccaaatatatagaATATGAAACTACTTATAATGAATCTAATGATATATGCTTGGCATTCTAGATGAAATGTTTTTCTCCAaaaacttggtcaaagtttgtgAGGTTTGACTTTTCAAAAAATCTATATGCGAATGGAGGGGGTCAGTATTATGAAATATAAATAATTAAGTACTTGTCAGGACTTACATTTTACTTGATGTTCTATGTTGGTGCTACAGGCAAATGCTGTAATTCATGCTCTGCAAAATGAGAACAAAATCCGGGAGTCacacaattctggtgttgatataCTTCTCTCGTTGCGAGATCTTCAGCTGGGTGCTATTGGAGATCTAAAGGTTATTGTCCCAGGACGAAGGAGGCAGTTAATTCTCGGTGAACAAGGAAGCTCACTGTTTTGCTACAAAGCTGTTTTAATGGATGCCAAGAATCAAACTGAAAAATTTGTATACCACTGTGGAGTTTTTATTGTGCCTAAGGTTTGTTATATACTGTCAATTTGCACCGGTGCCCTTATAGTATTTTTATTACCATTACTGTTTAACTGAATCCCTTAGCACTATCTTGCAATAAACCTTCAAAACTGAGAGACAGTAGAAATGTAAACTTTTTTGATCAAAATTTACGTGGGTCTGTTTGCAACTTTGGGGCTATTTTTTTTGTTACTTATTTAATCCTTTAATCTATGCGTTTTATGCCAATCTTACTATCGATGTGATCTTAATTGATGTGTTAGTTTTGTGTCCATATTCTTATTATAGCCTGGAAACGTGCTATGGTGGTACATACAAAGTAGCCTCAAATTAGAGTCCACACGATACACGAAGTTGCCTCAAACTAGAGTATACATGGACGATTAACATGTCGATGCCACACCATTCTATTTCTCTCTCTACTGTCACTGTAAATTCCGATTGCTGGAGATGAGAAATCGTCGTAGAAATATGTCAACAAACTCAAATTTCATTGTAGATGTGATGTGGATGCTGTAATCGTGTATTGGTCTTTAAATCCCAAGAGAAAGCTTAGAAGAGAGAAGAAATGGGGACATGTAGCTAATGCTTCTTTGTGCAGTTCGACATAAGGTTAGGATTCTGGAAGAGTTACAGAGTGCATAACAATAATAGTGCAACTAATGACTACTGAAGCAAGTTATTCCACCATTGCATAATGTGGTGCATATAGATTTTTTTAAGTCAAACTTTGACAATGTTTAGAGAGAAAAATATTTACAATTAGAATACCAAACACATATCATTGGATACATTGTGAATTGAATTTTAATATTGTTTATGTTTGGTATTGTAGATATAGATAGTTTTCACTTGGTCAAAGTCTGCTGAGTTTGACTTCTCATAAAATCTATATGCACTACATTATGGAATGGACAGAGTATTGTTTATGTAGACGAACGAAGTTCCATCTTGAGGACAGTTTTTCCAGCCTGGGAAGTGGATAAGTCAGCAGGCTAAACATGCATATTCAGTGTTTGAATGAGATTAATGCTGTCATTCTTATCATACTGCAATCATGAATCTGCTGGATGCAGCTATTTGTTGGAGCTACAGATGCTTATGTATATGTTGTTTGATTTGAGGGACTCCCTTATGCTAGATGTGTTGGTCCATCAACCAATTAACCCATGATTTTGGGGGCAGACCCCATCCCCCATTTTTCTTTTATCTCCGTGCTTATGAGGGTCGAGGTGGTTGACAGACTAACCCATTACATTTCTCAAACAAAGTATGTTGCTAGGTTTGATGAATGGTCCATTCCAGTCCTATTCCTCAAACCAAACTAACTGATACTGATTTATAAAATTCTAGCCCTGTTAATTTTTTTAGGAGTTGTTAGTTCGTTTAgtggcatggagaactttgtgtggTCTTCAATGTTCATTCTTGATGTAAGTTTTACAATTTATCTCCTCACATGAGGAATCTTATATTGTTTTAATAGACCTTAAGCAATGAGCAATCAGGACTGGGAACAGATCACTGAGACAAACTTTACTTAGTGGATTGGCCTCACAATTATATGGGACTAACCCCTGCATTATTAGGATCTTATTCATGCCAAAAAAtttcatgtactccctccgtaaagaaatataagagtgagctaaacgctcttatatttctttacagagagAGTAAATGAGAATTAAGAATTTTCCATCTTTAATATTCTTAACTTGGTTGAAGTCCTGTAGTCCACAGATGCACACCCAGCAATGCTTTGCTGAATATGTTTTAATTTCTTTATCATCATTTCCTGCTTTATCTCTGTAATGAAACCTATAAATGTGCTGGCATCGATTCCATTTCAATCAATTAAATTTCTGTCACTCTAGTATGTTTTTTTAATATAGTTTATTCCTCATTCTCATTAAGTCTCTGATTCATGGCTGCCGCTGTTTTTCCACcgcaaaaaaaaatgtttttttatctGTGTGAGAGTGGCATGTTGGTCAACTAATCTTAACAACTAGGCTTTGCTTAACCACAGTAGCTTTTATTTGATGTTCACCGCATGTTTCAATATTGTACCCAAGAAAATAGAGAAGTACTCAAATAGTTCATCACTTCTGTCCATTCGTGATTGCTAACGAAAATACCTTCTTTCAGGCACGAGCTCAGGAATGGTTATTTGCTTCAGAGGAAGGGCAGTGGCTTGTTGTTGAAagtgcaaaggctgctcgtctaatCATGGTATGCAGACTGCGTGTTTATCTCTTTGCTATCTAGGATATGTTGCTtcattttcatggcttatatttgtGCTGTGCTAGGTATTCCTTGATAGCAGACATGCAAGTGCTGACATTGATGTTATCAAGGTGATGTTTCTCATTATTGTGCGATTGCCAAAGGCTCCTATTTTTATATGTCAGGTTGTAACATAATATTTTTGCTATTCGCAGAAGGATTTATCTCCTCTTGTTATGGATATAGAACCTGAATATCCTGAAGAGACAGACCCTATGCCGTATGTGTCAATGCTTTCTTTTTTAAATTCTGTCAGTACTTTCTACTACAAGTAGGCCTTTATCGTGTGCAGAAAATAATTAATACATCAAATCAAATAACTAAGTCAAACATTGCATTATGTATTCGGGCGAAAGAGTTTCCTGTCATTGGCCCATAGAAAAAttgattttattttaaaaatattatgcTGATGCCAAATAACTTTGATATGTTTATTCTGCTCATTACCCTATTTAGGAAAAGATATATCATCGTTATTATTACTAGCAAcacggcccgtgcgttgcaacgggagaaaaaaaatcataatcttCAATTGCCATGGCCATATTTTGCTGCATCACCAAGATACAGCAAAATCATGAAAATCATATATTCGGGCGAAAGAGTTTCCTGTCATTGGCTCATTTTTCTGAAatcgtgaacaatttttgaaaatcatgaaaAA
This window encodes:
- the LOC123426503 gene encoding eEF1A lysine and N-terminal methyltransferase gives rise to the protein MSTTPALHDALLDFTSRENWDKFFALRGDGDSFEWYAEWPQIKAPLLSLLLGEEGTEILVPGCGSSSLSEQLYDLGFRRITNVDFSRVIVADMLRRHARVRPQMRWRVMDMTNMQFPDGSFDFILDKGGLDALMEPEVGTKLGMKYLDEAKRVLKSGGKFACFTLAESHVLDLLLSEFRFGWDMTIQAIASEPSSKSAFQTFMVVMVKGKMGVVHTIKSLVDQSAEYCNMQQANAVIHALQNENKIRESHNSGVDILLSLRDLQLGAIGDLKVIVPGRRRQLILGEQGSSLFCYKAVLMDAKNQTEKFVYHCGVFIVPKARAQEWLFASEEGQWLVVESAKAARLIMVFLDSRHASADIDVIKKDLSPLVMDIEPEYPEETDPMPFMMASDGVKQRDILQEVTSEITGPMVVEDVLYENVDGDQSCLSEKMFRRLIFKRSSGLVQSEALLIRESPSDETDSKTKNSSASSKKKSQKKGFTGSKDSLRVDHSYLGSSYHSSIICGLSLVASALSAAASSGERVSTTIVGLGAGSLPMFLRGCLPHLNIEVVELDPMMEEVATKYFGFSMDEQLKVHLGDGIKFIEENAHSEPSGKDSDAVRILIVDVDSSDLSSGLSCPPANFVEDAFLMSAKKFLSAGGLLIINLVARSSAVREMVISRLKAVFETLYSLQLEEDVNEVLFASPSKRYLEVDRHDEAATKLNAMLKFSVDVESDMKNLQRLQ